The following proteins are encoded in a genomic region of Tenebrio molitor chromosome 7, icTenMoli1.1, whole genome shotgun sequence:
- the LOC138134461 gene encoding uncharacterized protein, with the protein MTPLRQTLLTQNLEESANSTFNMELCNVFLAANIPWHKLQNPAFQNFLTKYCGRKIPDESTLRKNYLPKCYKDTIDRIRNELDPFNIWVSVDETTDALGRYVANCLVGKLSEDEPGKSYLLASKQLERTNHETIARFVNQSLEILWSTRVVAEKFLLFVTDGAPYMIKSGRHLKVFYPKIVHVTCLAHALNLVAEKIRYQYEDVDNLISNVKKIFVKAPLRVEMYKEKLKEMPLPPQPILTRWGTWLQAAMFYSEHFDSIKEVVMSFDGSSAVAIQKAQSIMKKPGIKNQFIYVRSNFKIICESITQLEKNGLPLTDSIKIVENVFTSLKKSPGPVAAVALKKLEDVTEKNPGYKFLLELARIFRGEDVPEHDTKMEEIYYKFAPITSCEVERSFSKYKSILVDNRQCFKVENLEQYLVCNVNT; encoded by the exons atgacaccgcttcggcaaacgttgctgacacagaacttggaggaatcggcaaatagtacattcaatatggaactttgtaacgtctttttagctgccaatataccatggcacaaactacaaaatcctgcgtttcagaattttctgacaaaatattgtggtagaaaaattccggatgagtctactttacggaaaaattatttaccaaaatgctacaaagat actattgaccgcattcggaatgagctggatccttttaacatatgggtttcagttgacgaaacaacagatgcacttgggcgatatgtggcgaattgtctggttgggaaactttcagaagatgaacctggaaaatcttatcttttggcgtctaaacaattagaaagaacaaatcatgagacaatagctagattcgtaaatcaatctttag aaatcttgtggagtaccagagttgttgctgaaaagtttcttttgtttgtaacggatggagcaccatatatgataaaatctggtagacaccttaaggtgttttatccaaaaattgtgcatgtcacatgcttagcgcatgctttaaatctagtggctgaaaaaattcgctatcaatatgaagatgtggataatttaatttcgaacgtgaaaaaaattttcgttaaggcacctttgagagttgaaatgtacaaagaaaaactaaaagaaatgccactgcctccacagccaattttaacacgatggggaacatggcttcaggctgctatgttttacagcgaacactttgattccattaaagaa gttgtcatgtcctttgatggaagttctgctgttgctattcaaaaagcacagtctataatgaagaaacccggaataaaaaaccaattcatttatgttcgcagtaattttaaaataatctgcgaaagtattactcaattggaaaaaaatgggttacctttaaccgattcaatcaaaattgttgaaaacgtatttacctccctaaaaaaatctccaggccctgtagcagcagtagcattaaaaaaacttgaagatgttactgaaaaaaatcctggatacaaatttcttctagaattggcaagaatttttagaggtgaagatgtgccggaacatgacaccaaaatggaagaaatttattacaaatttgcgcccattacctcttgcgaggtagaaagaagtttttcaaaatataagtccattttggtggataaccgacaatgttttaaagtagaaaatttagagcaatatcttgtatgcaatgtaaatacgtaa